From Garra rufa chromosome 19, GarRuf1.0, whole genome shotgun sequence, the proteins below share one genomic window:
- the rbm11 gene encoding RNA binding motif protein 11: protein MFARDRDLDKTILVGNIHSCVTEDILYELFLQAGPVEKVRIFRDGRQAPYGCVSYKHAEAVPYAVALLSGIWLYGQPIKLQLKTDAVHQYDVVLNLNGSPDLEIHSNEAYSWRDMVYSRRLDVCPPAVWFWPPLQQWMGSGDPSGTSCLHENAFVHRSASSRVGCANVSLDSIH from the exons ATGTTTGCTAGAGACAGAGATCTCGACAAGACGATCCTCGTGGGAAACATCCACAGCTGTGTGACTGAGGACATCCTCTATGAGCTCTTTCTGCAG GCCGGTCCAGTAGAAAAGGTGCGTATATTCAGAGATGGACGGCAGGCTCCGTATGGATGTGTTTCTTATAAGCACGCTGAAGCTGTTCCCTATGCAGTCGCACTTCTCAGTGGAATCTGGCTCTATGGGCAGCCAATCAAGTTACAGCTTAAAACTG ATGCTGTTCACCAATATGATGTGGTTTTGAATTTAAATGGCAGTCCAGATCTGGAGATCCATTCTAATGAAGCATACAGCTGGAGAGACATG GTGTACAGCAGGCGTCTGGATGTGTGTCCTCCAGCTGTGTGGTTCTGGCCACCCCTTCAGCAGTGGATGGGCTCTGGTGACCCGTCTGGGACGTCCTGCCTGCATGAAAATGCATTTGTCCACAGGTCAGCCAGCAGCAGAGTTGGATGTGCAAATGTAAGTTTAGACAGTATACACTGA
- the LOC141292536 gene encoding uncharacterized protein isoform X3 — MSAVEEQTGQEMNEVNQEPDLLALKFLYNNTDEPKDTTEPVSSSSSGTTSMSPLPAYLAAALSASLATKPRAAPQGPATMEQMRADLRELRDELDTMKTQHKKEIKLLMNELDEEKKMRLSLQVSGLSLSNTEFQLPPKMFYWI; from the exons ATGTCA GCTGTTGAGGAACAAACAGGACAGGAAATGAATGAAGTCAATCAGGAACCAGATTTGCTGGCCCTCAAGTTTCTTTATAATAACACAGATGAACCCAAAGACACCACA GAGCCTGTCAGCAGCTCTTCTTCTGGCACAACAAGCATGTCTCCTCTCCCGGCGTATCTCGCGGCTGCCCTCTCGGCATCATTAGCCACTAAGCCCAGAGCGGCTCCTCAGGGCCCCGCCACCATGGAGCAGATGAGGGCCGACCTCAGAGAGCTACGAGATGAACTGGACACGATGAAGACTCAGCATAA AAAAGAGATCAAACTGCTCATGAATGAACTGGATGAAGAAAAGAAGATGCGTTTGTCACTGCAA gtttcggggctgtcgctgagcaacacagagtttcagctccctccaaagatgttctattggatttag
- the LOC141292536 gene encoding uncharacterized protein isoform X2 — translation MGNYAFTADVEDFKSIVSTLESQRILSERSRLENTPSLNNAVEEQTGQEMNEVNQEPDLLALKFLYNNTDEPKDTTEPVSSSSSGTTSMSPLPAYLAAALSASLATKPRAAPQGPATMEQMRADLRELRDELDTMKTQHKKEIKLLMNELDEEKKMRLSLQIEVERLKKHMFK, via the exons ATGTTGAAGATTTCAAGTCCATAGTGTCAACTCTAGAGAGCCAGCGTATTCTGTCTGAACGCAGCCGACTGGAGAACACACCGTCACTGAATAAT GCTGTTGAGGAACAAACAGGACAGGAAATGAATGAAGTCAATCAGGAACCAGATTTGCTGGCCCTCAAGTTTCTTTATAATAACACAGATGAACCCAAAGACACCACA GAGCCTGTCAGCAGCTCTTCTTCTGGCACAACAAGCATGTCTCCTCTCCCGGCGTATCTCGCGGCTGCCCTCTCGGCATCATTAGCCACTAAGCCCAGAGCGGCTCCTCAGGGCCCCGCCACCATGGAGCAGATGAGGGCCGACCTCAGAGAGCTACGAGATGAACTGGACACGATGAAGACTCAGCATAA AAAAGAGATCAAACTGCTCATGAATGAACTGGATGAAGAAAAGAAGATGCGTTTGTCACTGCAA ATTGAAGTAGAACGTCTTAAGAAACACATGTTCAAGTGA
- the LOC141292536 gene encoding uncharacterized protein isoform X1: MGNYAFTADVEDFKSIVSTLESQRILSERSRLENTPSLNNAVEEQTGQEMNEVNQEPDLLALKFLYNNTDEPKDTTEPVSSSSSGTTSMSPLPAYLAAALSASLATKPRAAPQGPATMEQMRADLRELRDELDTMKTQHKKEIKLLMNELDEEKKMRLSLQVSGLSLSNTEFQLPPKMFYWI; the protein is encoded by the exons ATGTTGAAGATTTCAAGTCCATAGTGTCAACTCTAGAGAGCCAGCGTATTCTGTCTGAACGCAGCCGACTGGAGAACACACCGTCACTGAATAAT GCTGTTGAGGAACAAACAGGACAGGAAATGAATGAAGTCAATCAGGAACCAGATTTGCTGGCCCTCAAGTTTCTTTATAATAACACAGATGAACCCAAAGACACCACA GAGCCTGTCAGCAGCTCTTCTTCTGGCACAACAAGCATGTCTCCTCTCCCGGCGTATCTCGCGGCTGCCCTCTCGGCATCATTAGCCACTAAGCCCAGAGCGGCTCCTCAGGGCCCCGCCACCATGGAGCAGATGAGGGCCGACCTCAGAGAGCTACGAGATGAACTGGACACGATGAAGACTCAGCATAA AAAAGAGATCAAACTGCTCATGAATGAACTGGATGAAGAAAAGAAGATGCGTTTGTCACTGCAA gtttcggggctgtcgctgagcaacacagagtttcagctccctccaaagatgttctattggatttag
- the lipia gene encoding lipase member H: MVCRTLLWRLICVTLLLFDAHAADPECEEMTDLDLKHSLSGTSLKVRLLLYTRSDPSCGQLLSHTEPFINLQFNLSSPTTFLIHGYRPTGSPPVWLNKFVKSLLNRRDMNAIVVDWNRGATNINYWKVVDNTRKVAAKLTELIQKMKDNGADLSSIHMIGVSLGAHISGFTGANFNGKIGRITALDPAGPEFNGRPPSERLDPSDAQFVEALHTDMDALGYRELLGHIDYYANGGADQPGCPKTIFSGSQYFKCDHQRSVFLYMSSVNGSCPIIAYPCDSYTHFLDGKCMDCGKFQTAGCPVFGYDAIQWKDTLLQLNQTRTYFQTNKESPFCKFGYKVDVVTWNQKTHWGYLTIKLSNGREETQVELNHKYLMFERFVESSLLAQFDRDIQPVKEISLKFCTGKGLRPRKKLRLLSIRLTPLQNNLRPLCRYDLLLEENKDVTFRPIPCEDSNF, from the exons ATG GTCTGCAGGACGCTCTTATGGAGGCTCATCTGTGTAACTCTGCTGCTGTTTGACGCTCACGCAG CTGATCCAGAATGTGAGGAGATGACAGACCTGGACCTGAAACACTCTCTGTCTGGGACGTCTCTGAAGGTGAGGTTACTGTTGTACACACGGAGCGACCCGTCCTGCGGTCAGCTGCTGTCCCACACAGAGCCCTTCATCAACCTTCAGTTCAACCTCAGCTCTCCCACCACCTTCCTCATCCACGGCTATCGGCCCACCGGCTCTCCTCCCGTCTGGCTGAACAAGTTCGTGAAGTCTCTTCTGAACCGTCGTGACATGAATGCCATCGTGGTGGACTGGAACCGAGGAGCCACCAACATAAACTACTGGAAAGTGGTGGATAACACTCGTAAGGTGGCTGCAAAGCTTACTGAGCTCATCCAGAAAATGAAG GACAACGGGGCCGATCTCAGCTCCATACACATGATCGGCGTCAGTTTAGGGGCCCACATCTCAGGTTTCACTGGGGCCAATTTTAATGGAAAGATTGGCAGAATAACAG CTCTGGATCCAGCGGGGCCGGAGTTTAACGGTCGTCCTCCCAGTGAACGTCTGGATCCGTCTGATGCCCAGTTTGTGGAGGCCCTGCACACAGACATGGACG CGTTGGGCTATCGTGAACTTCTGGGTCACATCGACTACTATGCAAACGGTGGAGCGGATCAGCCTGGATGCCCCAAAACTATCTTCTCAG GCTCCCAGTATTTCAAGTGCGACCATCAGAGGTCAGTGTTTCTCTACATGAGCTCCGTGAACGGCTCCTGTCCCATCATCGCCTACCCCTGTGACTCCTACACACACTTCCTGGACGGGAAGTGCATGGACTGTGGGAAGTTTCAGACCGCTGGATGCCCTGTTTTTG GTTATGATGCCATACAGTGGAAGGACACACTTTTGCAGCTCAATCAAACCAGGACGTATTTCCAAACTAATAAAGAGTCTCCATTCTGCA AGTTCGGTTACAAGGTTGATGTTGTCACGTGGAACCAGAAAACACACTGGGGATATTTAACAATTAAATTAAGCAACGGACGGGAAGAGACGCAAGTTGAGCTCAACCA TAAATATCTGATGTTTGAGAGGTTTGTGGAGAGCAGTCTTCTGGCTCAGTTTGACAGAGACATCCAGCCTGTTAAAGAGATCTCGCTGAAGTTCTGTACGGGAAAAGGACTGCGGCCTCGCAAGAAACTGCGGCTCCTGAGCATCCGCCTCACTCCTCTACAGAACAACCTCAG GCCTCTGTGTCGCTATGATCTCCTGCTGGAGGAAAATAAAGATGTGACGTTCAGACCGATTCCCTGTGAAGACTCCAACTTTTGA